A genomic segment from Chloroflexota bacterium encodes:
- a CDS encoding NifU family protein, with the protein MSYKGGIMQERVQRIIEVMKPAFGSTDVVLIGVKNGIVRVQISASGCQGGPPKEATLALLQEELKEEIPEIKEVVAD; encoded by the coding sequence ATGAGCTATAAGGGGGGCATTATGCAAGAGAGAGTTCAGAGGATAATTGAGGTCATGAAGCCGGCTTTTGGAAGCACTGATGTAGTACTGATTGGCGTGAAAAATGGAATTGTGCGAGTGCAGATATCCGCATCCGGTTGCCAAGGCGGGCCGCCGAAAGAGGCGACGTTAGCCTTACTGCAGGAGGAGCTGAAGGAGGAGATACCTGAGATAAAGGAGGTAGTAGCTGATTGA